Proteins encoded in a region of the Neodiprion lecontei isolate iyNeoLeco1 chromosome 5, iyNeoLeco1.1, whole genome shotgun sequence genome:
- the LOC107221201 gene encoding dehydrogenase/reductase SDR family protein 7-like, translating to MKQAEQSVGWHMLWWLFGIGCIPVTFPWLLYHLYDTVRQNRRKARLAGKVVLITGASSGLGEALAHSFYKCGCRLILASRRREELERVKVALINTHPTVPTHPPVVLPLDITNLNDVPLEVQKVLKIYPQIDILINNAGISYRGEVINTNVDIDIKVMLCNYFGQIALTKAVLPCMLERRSGHVVFVSSVQGRIAIPYRSAYAASKHALQAWCDTTRAELAEQNIKITVVSPGYVKTSLSLNAITGSGDTYGVMDKSTEEGFTPEYVAEQVLKALLREASEVTVATFVPKAAILLRSVLPSVYFWLMRKRAKTVAKDK from the exons ATGAAGCAAGCCGAGCAGTCCGTCGGGTGGCACATGTTGTGGTGGTTATTCGGCATCGGCTGTATCCCCGTGACTTTTCCATGGTTATTATATCACCTTTACGACACTGTAAGGCAGAATCGTCGGAAGGCCAGATTGGCGGGAAAG GTTGTTTTGATCACTGGTGCTAGTTCGGGACTCGGAGAAGCCTTGGCGCACAGTTTCTACAAATGCGGTTGTCGCCTAATTTTAGCATCCCGACGAAGAGAAGAACTCGAAAGAGTCAAGGTTGCGCTGATCAACACGCACCCC ACAGTTCCCACTCACCCGCCAGTGGTTCTTCCACTGGATATAACAAACCTAAATGATGTACCATTGGAGGTACAGaaggtgttgaaaatttatcctcAAATAGATATATTGATAAATAATGCAGGGATTTCGTACAGAGGAGAAGTGATCAATACCAATGTCGACATTGACATCAAAGTCATGCTTTGCAATTATTTTGGCCAAATTGCTTTGACTAAGG CTGTCTTGCCTTGTATGCTGGAAAGACGATCTGGACATGTCGTGTTTGTCAGCAGTGTTCAAGGCCGAATTGCGATACCTTACAG ATCGGCGTACGCTGCCTCAAAGCATGCGTTGCAAGCATGGTGCGACACAACACGAGCCGAACTGGCCGAGCAAAACATCAAAATAACAGTTGTAAGTCCCGGATACGTAAAGACATCCCTTTCACTGAACGCAATAACAGGGAGTGGTGATACGTATGGAG TAATGGACAAAAGTACAGAGGAAGGTTTTACACCGGAATACGTTGCGGAACAAGTGTTGAAAGCGTTGCTTAGAGAGGCGAGTGAAGTTACAGTTGCTACGTTTGTGCCAAAAGCTGCAATCCTTCTGCGCTCGGTTCTTCCTTCTGTGTATTTTTGGCTCATGAGAAAACGGGCCAAGACGGTGGCAAAAGATAAGTAG
- the LOC107221183 gene encoding transmembrane protein 11 homolog, mitochondrial, whose amino-acid sequence MFTSVPYCSIGPAVYEETEKMVDEGGDRDDSAKVAIIREVYDGENAHETFEYELERALESECNLIVIEPSKLGDETSRWIAVGNCLHKTAALSGLGAIVTGLIWGDRPYLCGPLGFASVISCGLYTVSWQFDPCCQYQVETDTSKLPHVELLAVLGPSSPTFLVRRDDTRRRILHTTITLTALGISGWRLYQAFQ is encoded by the exons ATGTTTACTTCCGTTCCGTATTGTTCCATCGGTCCCGCTGTTTACGAAGAGACAGAAAAGATGGTAGATGAAGGGGGTGACAG AGATGACTCTGCAAAGGTTGCCATTATCAGGGAGGTTTACGATGGTGAGAACGCGCACGAGACCTTCGAGTACGAGCTAGAAAGAGCTCTGGAATCTGAGTGTAATTTAATCGTTATCGAGCCATCCAAGCTAGGAGACGAGACATCCAGATGGATCGCCGTCGGCAATTGTCTCCATAAGACCGCCGCTCTTTCCGGTCTAGGAGCCATAGTCACAG GCTTAATTTGGGGAGATCGACCGTATCTTTGTGGTCCGCTGGGTTTCGCATCTGTGATAAGTTGCGGTTTATACACGGTGTCTTGGCAGTTCGACCCTTGCTGTCAGTACCAGGTTGAAACAGACACGAGTAAATTGCCACATGTGGAATTGTTGGCGGTGTTGGGTCCGTCGTCTCCGACTTTTTTGGTCAGGCGAGACGATACAAGGCGAAGAATCCTTCACACAACGATAACGCTTACAGCTCTGGGCATAAGCGGTTGGAGATTGTACCAAGCTTTTCAATGA
- the LOC124294676 gene encoding uncharacterized protein LOC124294676 yields MDKLRFDFKMRGASDGKTTILCLTSIGTLDGRSFAIPDEYQPTTFHKELITSQVYIRIKNTLVKRNQFRKVWITLTENLKKVYFDEDNNLLFENFYLEEISEKITETPTTSTSEDTIKKLLEKVLESKEQISEVKNLNKIATDFMIDKFDEKTSNANQWINLFEKECVRCTVIEDRRKIEILKFFLEKCSADWYTSMILKYSIESEWNNWKKIFVETFGNKGWSPIRYAFNFKYQSGSLLEYALKKEKLLLQIRKSMDTATLIDLITIGLPNFVSDNIDRETLQETQDLFNEISKLEHLVKKYSYEKKGKTFSDSKLKKGEEKEPCQICVKANKGKRFHSETNCWFREKEDKNNKMGPLKSVNNSELEVELNTEDPKNLKYHH; encoded by the coding sequence ATGGACAAACTAAggtttgattttaaaatgcGAGGGGCGTCAGATGGAAAAACAACGATATTGTGCCTAACCTCAATCGGCACGCTAGACGGTCGTTCTTTTGCAATACCAGATGAATACCAACCAACGACTTTCCACAAAGAATTAATAACCTCACAGGTGTATATCAGAATAAAAAACACATTGGTAAAAAGGAATCAATTCAGGAAAGTCTGGATAACCTTaacagaaaatttgaaaaaggtcTATTTTGATGAAGACAATAacttattatttgaaaatttttatttagaggaaatttcagaaaaaataacTGAAACACCTACCACAAGCACCTCAGAAGATACAATTAAGAAGTTGCTAGAAAAAGTTCTAGAATCTAAAGAACAAATTTCTGAAGTTAAAAACTTAAATAAAATCGCTACAGATTTCATGATTgataaatttgatgaaaaaaccTCCAACGCTAACCAATggattaatttatttgaaaaagaatgtGTGCGCTGTACAGTGATAGAAGAtaggagaaaaattgaaatcttgAAGTTTTTCCTGGAAAAATGTAGTGCTGACTGGTACACTTCAATGATTTTAAAATACTCAATAGAATCAGAATGGAAcaactggaaaaaaatatttgttgaaacGTTCGGGAACAAAGGTTGGTCTCCTATTAGATATGcctttaatttcaaatatcaatCTGGATCTTTGCTGGAGTATGctctaaaaaaagaaaaattactacTTCAAATTAGGAAATCCATGGATACTGCAACGCTTATTGACCTTATTACTATCGGTTTACCAAACTTTGTATCAGACAACATTGACAGAGAAACACTTCAAGAAACTCAAGATCTGTTCAATGAAATAAGTAAATTGGAAcatcttgtaaaaaaatatagttatgaaaaaaaagggaaaaccTTTTCTGATTCTAAACTGAAAAAAGGTGAAGAAAAAGAGCCATGTCAAATATGTGTAAAGGCAAACAAAGGTAAACGTTTTCATTCTGAAACAAATTGCTggtttagagaaaaagaagacaaaaataacaagATGGGACCATTAAAATCTGTGAACAATTCAGAACTAGAGGTGGAATTAAATACAGAGGATCCAAAAAACTTAAAGTACCACcattaa